GGCCTCGGGCGTAGATGCAGAGGTGTCCATGCCGCGGATATCCCGGTGCTGGCTCTGGAAGATGAGCAGGATGAGAGCATTTTTTCCATAGTTAACAAAGCCGCTTTAGATATTCTGGCAAAAGACAGAAGTGACGCGCTTGTGCTTGGTTGCGGAGGCATGACCCATCTGGCAGCCAGACTTGAAGCCAGTCTTGGAGTTCCGGTTATAGATGGTGTTTCAGCAGCTGTTGGTTTTGTCGAAGCATTGATCAGAATGGGTCTTAAAACCAGTAAATCAGGTGGCTATGCCTTTCCAAGGGATAAGCAGACATCTCAAAATGGAGAGGGCGGCAATGTTTGATCTTGTTTTACAAAATGCAAGGCTGGTGACTGAAGACGCTGTCCGTGATGCGGATATAGGCATTACCGATGGAAAAATATCTGGAATAGAATGCTTCGACTCCGGTTCTGGTTGCGACTCTGGCTCCGGCTTGAAAGGGAGCAGGACCATAGATTGTTCCGGTAAAATGGTTTTTCCCGGTTTTATTGATCTGCATGTTCATTTTAATGATCCGGGGCTGACAAGGCGTGAAGACTATTTCACCGGTTCATCCGGTGCCGCGGCAGGTGGTATCACCCTTTTTGCGGATATGCCGCTTTCCAATGCTCCATATACACTTACGAATGATAACCTGTTGGACAAAATCGACAGGGCGTCCAAAAAATCTCTGGTTGATTTTGCCCTGTGGGGTGGATTCGTTGAGGACAATACCGCTCAGCTGAAGCCCATGTCCGAGTCAGGAGCTTACGGTTTCAAGATGTTTACCTGTGGTGCCGGGGATGGATTTCCAACACCTGAATCAGGAACAATGGAGCGTGGTTTCAAAATCTCCCGCGAGCTTGGAACTTTTGTCGGTGTTCATTGTGAAGATCAGGAAATTATGGACCGTAACGCTCAGAACTGTCCTGCTGATATGGATGAGATTGATCGCTTTCTCACTGTGCATGATGCCGAATCAGAACTTGCAGCAGTCAGAAAGGCCATAGCTTTGGCCGGGAAGACCGGAGCCCATCTCCATATCTGCCATGCAAGTCTGCCGGAGACCGTTGATCTTGCAACTGAGGCTCGAAAAAAGGGGCTGGCTGTAACTGTAGAAACCTGCCCTCAATATCTGATCTGCACCGGGGATGATCTGCGCCGGATCGGAGGACCTTTGAAATGTACTCCCCCTGTGCGGGACCGCAAATCAGTTGAAGGAATGTGGGAAAGAATTTTTGCAGGGGATATTGATTTTGTGGGTACTGATCATTCCCCGGCTGAGACAGCTGAAAAGATCGGTAAATCTTTTGATTCCTGCTGGGGCGGCGTGAATGGAATACAATATCTTTTTTCGCTTCTGCACACCGAAGGGGTTGTAAAGCGGAATCTGGATATACGCAGACTGGTTGGACTTTATAGTGCCGGGCCTGCAAAATTCATCGGACATTATCCTGAAAAGGGTACTCTTGAAGTTGGCAGTGAAGCTTCTTTTGTAATCTTTGATCCTGAAGCTGAATGGACTGTCAGGGCTGAAGATCAACTGACAAAACATTGCCAGACTCCGTATGACGGCATGCGCTGTAAGGGACGTATTGAACAAACCTGGCTTCGTGGGAAAACTGTCTGTGAATATGATTTTGCGAGCGGTAAATACCGGATTGAAGCTTCGGCTGGTTCCGGAAAGTTTGTGACTCCGGTTAACAACAAAGGAAAAAAGTAATGAGTATATTGAAAACCGACTCTGAAAGGCTGAAACGTTTTCTGACAGAAATAGCTGTTTTCGGGGCTACAGAAAATGGCGGAGTAACTCGTCTTGCCTTGACTGATGAAGACCGTGATGCACGCAATCAACTCAAGGCATGGTT
Above is a window of Maridesulfovibrio bastinii DSM 16055 DNA encoding:
- the allB gene encoding allantoinase AllB, whose protein sequence is MFDLVLQNARLVTEDAVRDADIGITDGKISGIECFDSGSGCDSGSGLKGSRTIDCSGKMVFPGFIDLHVHFNDPGLTRREDYFTGSSGAAAGGITLFADMPLSNAPYTLTNDNLLDKIDRASKKSLVDFALWGGFVEDNTAQLKPMSESGAYGFKMFTCGAGDGFPTPESGTMERGFKISRELGTFVGVHCEDQEIMDRNAQNCPADMDEIDRFLTVHDAESELAAVRKAIALAGKTGAHLHICHASLPETVDLATEARKKGLAVTVETCPQYLICTGDDLRRIGGPLKCTPPVRDRKSVEGMWERIFAGDIDFVGTDHSPAETAEKIGKSFDSCWGGVNGIQYLFSLLHTEGVVKRNLDIRRLVGLYSAGPAKFIGHYPEKGTLEVGSEASFVIFDPEAEWTVRAEDQLTKHCQTPYDGMRCKGRIEQTWLRGKTVCEYDFASGKYRIEASAGSGKFVTPVNNKGKK